In Bos indicus x Bos taurus breed Angus x Brahman F1 hybrid chromosome 1, Bos_hybrid_MaternalHap_v2.0, whole genome shotgun sequence, a single window of DNA contains:
- the LOC113895220 gene encoding S-adenosylmethionine decarboxylase proenzyme-like isoform X2: MEAAHFFEGTEKLLEVWFSRQQPDANQGSGDLRTIPSSPQSEWDILLKDVQCSIISVTKTDKQEAYVLSESSMFVSKRRFILKTCGTTLLLKALVPLLKLARDYSGFDSIQSFFYSRKNFMKPSHQGYPHRNFQEEIEFLNAIFPNGAAYCMGRMNSDCWYLYTLDFPESRVINQPDQTLEILMSELDPAVMDQFYMKDGVTAKDVTRESGIRDLIPGSVIDATMFNPCGYSMNGMKSDGTYWTIHITPEPEFSYVSFETNLSQTSYDDLIRKVVEVFKPGKFVTTLFVNQSSKCRTVLSSPQKIEGFKRLDCQSALFNDYNFVFTSFAKKQQQQQS; the protein is encoded by the exons ATGGAAGCTGCACATTTTTTCGAAGGGACCGAGAAACTGCTGGAGGTTTGGTTCTCCAGGCAGCAACCCGACGCAAACCAAGGATCTGGGGATCTTCGCACCATCCCAAGT TCACCACAATCCGAGTGGGACATACTTTTGAAGGATGTGCAATGTTCAATCATAAGTGTGACAAAAACTGACAAGCAGGAAGCTTATGTACTCAGTGAGAGTAGCATGTTTGTCTCCAAGAGACGTTTCATTTTGAAGACATGTGGTACCACCCTCTTGCTGAAAGCACTGGTTCCCCTGTTGAAACTTGCTAGGGATTACAGTGGGTTTGACTCAATTCAAAGCTTCTTTTATTCTCGTAAGAATTTCATGAAGCCTTCTCACCAAGGGTACCCACACCGGAATTTCCAGGAAGAAATAGAGTTCCTTAATGCAATTTTCCCAAATGGAGCAGCATATTGTATGGGACGCATGAATTCTGACTGTTGGTACTTGTATACTTTGGATTTCCCAGAGAGTAGGGTAATCAATCAGCCAGATCAAACCCTGGAAATTCTGATGAGTGAGCTTGACCCAGCAGTTATGGACCAGTTCTACATGAAAGATGGTGTTACTGCAAAGGATGTCACTCGTGAGAGTGGAATTCGTGACCTGATACCAGGTTCTGTCATTGATGCCACAATGTTCAATCCTTGTGGGTATTCAATGAATGGGATGAAATCGGATGGAACTTATTGGACTATTCACATCACTCCAGAACCAGAATTTTCTTATGTTAGCTTTGAAACAAACTTAAGTCAGACCTCCTATGATGACCTGATCAGGAAAGTTGTGGAAGTCTTCAAGCCAGGAAAATTTGTGACCACCCTGTTTGTAAATCAGAGTTCTAAATGTCGCACAGTGCTTTCCTCACCCCAGAAGATTGAAGGTTTTAAACGTCTTGATTGCCAGAGCGCTTTGTTCAATGattacaattttgtttttaccAGTTTTGCTAagaagcagcaacaacagcagagttga
- the LOC113895220 gene encoding S-adenosylmethionine decarboxylase proenzyme-like isoform X1, whose amino-acid sequence MFVSKRRFILKTCGTTLLLKALVPLLKLARDYSGFDSIQSFFYSRKNFMKPSHQGYPHRNFQEEIEFLNAIFPNGAAYCMGRMNSDCWYLYTLDFPESRVINQPDQTLEILMSELDPAVMDQFYMKDGVTAKDVTRESGIRDLIPGSVIDATMFNPCGYSMNGMKSDGTYWTIHITPEPEFSYVSFETNLSQTSYDDLIRKVVEVFKPGKFVTTLFVNQSSKCRTVLSSPQKIEGFKRLDCQSALFNDYNFVFTSFAKKQQQQQS is encoded by the coding sequence ATGTTTGTCTCCAAGAGACGTTTCATTTTGAAGACATGTGGTACCACCCTCTTGCTGAAAGCACTGGTTCCCCTGTTGAAACTTGCTAGGGATTACAGTGGGTTTGACTCAATTCAAAGCTTCTTTTATTCTCGTAAGAATTTCATGAAGCCTTCTCACCAAGGGTACCCACACCGGAATTTCCAGGAAGAAATAGAGTTCCTTAATGCAATTTTCCCAAATGGAGCAGCATATTGTATGGGACGCATGAATTCTGACTGTTGGTACTTGTATACTTTGGATTTCCCAGAGAGTAGGGTAATCAATCAGCCAGATCAAACCCTGGAAATTCTGATGAGTGAGCTTGACCCAGCAGTTATGGACCAGTTCTACATGAAAGATGGTGTTACTGCAAAGGATGTCACTCGTGAGAGTGGAATTCGTGACCTGATACCAGGTTCTGTCATTGATGCCACAATGTTCAATCCTTGTGGGTATTCAATGAATGGGATGAAATCGGATGGAACTTATTGGACTATTCACATCACTCCAGAACCAGAATTTTCTTATGTTAGCTTTGAAACAAACTTAAGTCAGACCTCCTATGATGACCTGATCAGGAAAGTTGTGGAAGTCTTCAAGCCAGGAAAATTTGTGACCACCCTGTTTGTAAATCAGAGTTCTAAATGTCGCACAGTGCTTTCCTCACCCCAGAAGATTGAAGGTTTTAAACGTCTTGATTGCCAGAGCGCTTTGTTCAATGattacaattttgtttttaccAGTTTTGCTAagaagcagcaacaacagcagagttga